The sequence TGATCAAAGCTATCAGCGCCAGACCGGTTACTGAATTTCTATCCATTATTGCCTTCTTTTAAATTATCCTGAGATTTAACGGATTTCAACGGCACCGGATCATAACCGCCTTTTGAAAAAGGATTGCAGCGAAGCACCCGCCAGATTGTCAGCCAGGAAGCATAAAAAAAATTATGCTCTCCGTACGCATCAAGAGCATATTGCGAACAGGTGGGATAATACTTGCATGACGGACCGAGCAGAACGGAAAGATAGGTACGGTAAAACCTGATCAAAGCCATCGGCGCCAGATTGACTATCCTCCAGAATGACATGCTCTTCATGATTTAACCTTAAAACGGAAGACCAGTGATGCAGTTGCATCTGAAATCCTCACCAACATCGGCAAAAAATTTTCAACCGCTGCTAAGAGTACGTAATAACCTG comes from Chlorobium limicola DSM 245 and encodes:
- the yidD gene encoding membrane protein insertion efficiency factor YidD, translating into MKSMSFWRIVNLAPMALIRFYRTYLSVLLGPSCKYYPTCSQYALDAYGEHNFFYASWLTIWRVLRCNPFSKGGYDPVPLKSVKSQDNLKEGNNG